One part of the Ornithodoros turicata isolate Travis chromosome 2, ASM3712646v1, whole genome shotgun sequence genome encodes these proteins:
- the LOC135383091 gene encoding rhomboid-related protein 2-like yields MALRSLPARNMVASNGTSCVNNGSFEDRSEILEFLEQCRLESRQELTIEDLRRGLARDPSNEVIRDFTRLSESEGKSSFTLEECYCVLTTSDILRYNPWLSKILKFTSYMVVSKRDRPAAIARCLDSYTSCRSGSSREKLRSLRKPLLQLPTFILIMSTIQVATFTYYCVNPSCTRITYLCQIPCNSSMIFDPRKRHEAWRYISYSLVHDGFVHLFGNVILQIGFGLPLEIIHGWWRIAVIYLCGLLCGPLSQSFINPNAFIAGSSSGVYSLQTAHLANIVINFKDMEFVLLRLVILLLVYGQDLYRYLYGVRELHGRSVGYVGHYGGAVAGLFVGVPVLKAFHYAPWMKTVECAMFAIFCVFVTSAVLWNVFSPEYFTIVPT; encoded by the coding sequence ATGGCGTTACGGTCACTACCAGCGCGAAACATGGTGGCTTCAAACGGAACTTCCTGCGTTAATAACGGCTCGTTTGAAGACCGGTCAGAAATCCTGGAGTTCCTAGAGCAATGTCGACTTGAAAGCCGCCAGGAACTAACCATAGAAGACCTCCGGCGGGGCTTAGCACGTGACCCATCGAACGAAGTTATCAGGGATTTCACCAGGCTATCCGAATCAGAAGGCAAATCCTCATTCACCTTGGAAGAGTGCTACTGCGTCCTCACCACAAGCGACATTCTCAGATACAATCCTTGGCTGTCCAAGATCTTGAAGTTTACCAGCTACATGGTCGTCTCAAAACGGGATCGTCCAGCTGCCATTGCACGTTGCCTCGACAGTTACACCAGCTGCAGAAGCGGGTCGTCGAGGGAAAAGCTCCGCTCGCTCCGGAAGCCTCTTCTGCAGCTCCCAACGTTCATCCTAATCATGTCGACTATTCAGGTGGCGACATTCACCTACTATTGTGTTAATCCGTCCTGCACTAGAATCACGTACCTGTGTCAGATCCCCTGTAACAGCTCCATGATATTTGACCCACGTAAGAGGCACGAAGCCTGGAGGTACATCTCGTACTCTCTTGTTCACGACGGATTTGTTCATCTATTTGGAAATGTCATTTTACAGATAGGATTCGGGCTCCCGCTGGAGATTATCCACGGCTGGTGGAGGATAGCGGTCATATATCTCTGTGGTCTGCTGTGCGGGCCCCTGAGTCAGTCTTTCATAAACCCTAACGCATTCATCGCTGGATCGTCCAGCGGAGTTTACTCCTTGCAGACTGCTCACTTGGCGAATATTGTGATCAATTTTAAAGACATGGAGTTTGTATTGCTGAGGCTCGTCATTTTGTTGCTCGTCTATGGTCAGGACTTGTATCGATACCTCTACGGTGTGCGGGAATTACATGGAAGGAGTGTTGGTTATGTTGGCCATTACGGTGGAGCTGTTGCAGGACTGTTTGTTGGTGTTCCTGTCCTGAAAGCCTTTCACTACGCGCCATGGATGAAGACCGTTGAATGCGCCATGTTTGCTATATTCTGCGTTTTTGTAACATCTGCCGTGTTGTGGAATGTGTTCAGTCCTGAATACTTTACGATAGTTCCTACTTGA